From a single Leptospirillum ferriphilum genomic region:
- a CDS encoding TetR/AcrR family transcriptional regulator yields MDSNSESRILRGQKARIPRRINGIRRVEAILKAGEEVIAERGYESATMAEIAARSKTHIGSLYRFFPGKDSLAIALIDRYRTHLERAFDALDAEAVSLSVATLSDRLLGTLHHLQSMGPATLRLMEGHPEWSVKREELRSVALRRIARTLCIHTPALDEHRARDIAQVLLHNMKTRKALSVAPEDGSCSGAVRELRRMNFLYLEDILAEPAGKKRKTTD; encoded by the coding sequence GAATACCCAGGAGAATCAATGGCATACGGCGGGTGGAGGCCATTCTGAAAGCCGGAGAAGAGGTGATCGCCGAAAGAGGATATGAGTCTGCCACCATGGCGGAGATCGCCGCCCGCTCGAAGACACACATCGGATCCCTCTACCGTTTTTTTCCCGGCAAAGACTCTCTCGCCATCGCCTTGATTGATCGTTACCGCACGCATCTCGAACGGGCATTCGATGCGCTCGATGCCGAAGCCGTCTCCCTGTCTGTCGCGACACTCTCCGATCGGCTGCTCGGCACGCTTCATCACCTTCAGTCGATGGGGCCGGCAACACTTCGCCTCATGGAAGGGCACCCCGAATGGTCTGTCAAACGGGAAGAGCTCCGTTCCGTTGCCCTTCGCAGAATCGCCCGGACACTCTGCATCCATACCCCCGCACTCGACGAACATCGGGCCCGGGACATCGCCCAGGTTCTTCTCCACAACATGAAAACCAGAAAGGCTCTTTCCGTTGCGCCGGAGGACGGAAGCTGCTCCGGCGCTGTTCGGGAACTTCGCCGGATGAACTTTCTCTATCTCGAAGACATCCTGGCGGAACCAGCCGGAAAGAAGAGGAAAACCACCGACTGA
- a CDS encoding Na+/H+ antiporter — MPSLTVIPPKEAGRTERARHSCERGHPSNMTPVSAAVWLLFLVVLVSSIGVKWRIPQPALLVLAGFFLSFSSPFHDFHLDSRTFFALFIPPLLFADAWLIPKRELRKNFYSVILLGFGLVFATVAATGFFVHWMIPAIPLASAFVLGAVLSPTDTVALNALISRISLPQRLVYVLAGESLINDASGLVSFKFALGAVLQGHFTWPGAIRDLFWVTAGGLLAGFVIAYNIHWFRQLLSHRGMENPTVQTSLSLVTPYFAYMAANSFGASGILSVVAAGLYAGISDVRDLSGSLRLHAASVWNMLTFVLEGFVFLLLGLQLRRVFSAISPIPVFHLVTYSLLVTAMIILVRILWVFPFSRISWMLNRIHARNLPPPSWKSVFLAGWIGVRGAVTLAAALAIPLEVHGKPFPGRDLIIFLSGSVILLSMSTVILTLEPLARWLNIKDPGESAEEEQMARLEANQKALAFLSARAADETLSEQQRDLLNRIASEYILRIRELEERKEGSDNVRKSLEEEISFRIQALQEEKRVLHRLREEHRIDDQTLRRILRDLDLVEEGIRSYHPR, encoded by the coding sequence ATGCCATCCCTGACTGTGATTCCTCCGAAAGAAGCGGGACGAACCGAACGCGCGAGACACTCTTGTGAAAGAGGACATCCTTCGAACATGACCCCCGTCTCCGCAGCCGTCTGGCTCCTGTTTCTGGTCGTTCTGGTCTCTTCCATCGGCGTAAAATGGCGGATTCCGCAACCGGCCCTTCTGGTATTGGCCGGATTTTTTTTGAGCTTTTCCTCCCCTTTTCATGACTTTCACCTGGACTCCCGCACGTTTTTCGCGCTTTTTATCCCTCCGCTTCTCTTTGCCGACGCGTGGCTGATTCCCAAGAGGGAACTCCGAAAGAACTTCTACAGCGTCATCCTTCTGGGGTTCGGTCTTGTCTTTGCCACCGTGGCCGCGACCGGATTTTTTGTCCACTGGATGATTCCGGCGATTCCCCTGGCATCCGCATTCGTCCTTGGAGCCGTTTTGTCTCCGACAGACACCGTCGCACTGAACGCTCTCATCAGCCGGATTTCCCTTCCCCAGCGTCTGGTCTATGTTCTGGCCGGTGAAAGCCTGATTAACGATGCGTCCGGCCTGGTTTCGTTTAAATTTGCCCTGGGAGCCGTCCTCCAGGGACACTTCACCTGGCCGGGGGCCATCCGGGATCTCTTCTGGGTCACGGCCGGCGGTCTGCTGGCTGGCTTCGTCATCGCCTACAACATCCACTGGTTCCGGCAACTTCTGAGTCACCGGGGAATGGAAAACCCGACCGTACAGACGTCTCTCTCCCTCGTGACCCCCTATTTTGCCTATATGGCCGCAAACAGTTTTGGTGCATCCGGAATCCTGTCCGTCGTGGCAGCCGGACTTTACGCCGGGATCAGCGACGTCCGGGACCTGTCGGGGTCGCTCAGACTTCATGCGGCCAGCGTCTGGAACATGCTGACCTTCGTTCTGGAAGGATTTGTCTTTCTGCTCCTGGGCCTTCAGCTCAGACGTGTTTTTTCCGCAATTTCCCCGATACCGGTTTTCCACCTGGTCACCTACAGCCTTCTTGTGACGGCGATGATCATCCTGGTCAGGATCCTTTGGGTCTTTCCCTTTTCCCGAATCTCCTGGATGCTGAACCGGATCCATGCCAGGAACCTCCCTCCTCCCTCCTGGAAAAGTGTTTTTCTGGCCGGCTGGATCGGCGTCAGGGGTGCCGTTACACTGGCGGCCGCTCTCGCGATCCCGCTCGAAGTCCATGGAAAACCCTTTCCTGGACGGGATCTGATCATTTTTCTCTCCGGAAGCGTTATCCTCCTGTCCATGTCAACGGTGATCCTGACTCTCGAGCCTTTGGCCCGCTGGCTCAACATCAAGGACCCCGGAGAATCCGCGGAAGAGGAACAGATGGCGAGGCTTGAGGCCAACCAAAAGGCTCTGGCCTTCCTGTCCGCCCGGGCGGCGGATGAAACTCTGAGCGAACAGCAAAGGGACCTTTTAAACAGGATCGCCTCCGAATACATTCTGCGGATTCGGGAACTCGAAGAACGAAAAGAAGGCTCCGACAATGTCCGAAAGAGTCTGGAAGAGGAGATCTCCTTCCGGATTCAGGCTCTCCAGGAAGAAAAGCGGGTCCTTCACCGTCTGCGGGAGGAACACCGGATCGACGACCAGACACTTCGGCGAATCCTTCGCGATCTCGATCTGGTGGAGGAGGGCATACGAAGCTACCATCCACGATGA
- a CDS encoding LPP20 family lipoprotein, with amino-acid sequence MRRISPLFFRVMVFALVFLLSGGTGRASEKWWETGHLSDYPSKRYMTALGYGQSVRSAQNDAVRSLSQQLSARIGSSYTQNRETSGMTTRRSVKDVIRIRTKTRLVHILFPRTRWVGSQNSYVAFAALDIAQETRYLRGRVRNIERNLRALDSSYESASDPFQRIRLLSEIVRTKEKAALYDREQAILSGGSPSSRFDVRRDVSRLERLLARDATFQVDLVNRCGQKDALTRTVSHHITQALTGEGLVGASNGKIRITGEVSAHPMGRHFSRRYIYYGYHYHFTVRGPGGQTWGEVARDGKAAGLTKDQARMMLTRRVSREGVRPLVRGIASRLFYKKGSHRFVALPMGSSSSGTSRGKTPSASGCGSSPAGQARSFSSLQDGHQV; translated from the coding sequence ATGAGGCGCATTTCTCCCCTGTTCTTCCGGGTTATGGTATTTGCCCTTGTCTTCCTCCTGAGCGGAGGTACAGGACGGGCGTCTGAAAAATGGTGGGAGACAGGACACCTCTCCGATTATCCCTCCAAGCGATACATGACCGCGCTCGGGTACGGCCAGTCGGTCCGGTCTGCCCAGAATGATGCTGTCCGCTCCCTTTCCCAGCAACTCAGCGCCCGGATCGGATCCTCCTACACACAGAACAGGGAAACCTCCGGAATGACAACCCGCCGCTCTGTAAAGGATGTGATCCGGATCCGGACAAAAACCCGTCTGGTCCACATTCTTTTTCCCCGTACGCGCTGGGTCGGAAGCCAGAACAGCTATGTTGCCTTCGCCGCTCTCGACATTGCACAGGAAACGCGCTACCTGAGAGGGCGGGTCCGGAATATCGAACGGAATCTCCGGGCCCTGGACAGCTCCTACGAATCGGCATCCGACCCCTTCCAGAGGATCCGCCTTCTTTCGGAAATTGTCCGGACCAAGGAAAAGGCTGCCCTGTATGACCGGGAACAGGCCATTCTCTCGGGCGGCTCTCCCTCCAGCCGATTCGACGTCCGTCGGGACGTCTCCCGGCTGGAGAGGCTTCTGGCCAGGGACGCCACCTTTCAGGTCGACCTCGTCAACCGTTGTGGACAGAAAGATGCCCTGACCCGGACGGTTTCCCACCACATCACCCAGGCACTGACCGGGGAAGGTCTTGTGGGAGCCTCCAACGGGAAAATTCGCATTACCGGTGAAGTTTCCGCACACCCCATGGGGCGCCACTTTTCCCGCCGCTATATCTACTACGGATATCACTACCACTTTACGGTCCGGGGTCCGGGCGGTCAGACCTGGGGTGAAGTTGCGAGGGACGGAAAAGCGGCCGGGCTGACGAAGGACCAGGCCCGGATGATGCTCACACGCCGCGTTTCCCGGGAAGGCGTCCGACCTCTGGTACGCGGAATAGCAAGCCGCCTTTTTTATAAAAAAGGCTCTCATCGCTTCGTTGCTCTTCCCATGGGGAGTTCTTCCTCCGGGACGTCTCGGGGAAAAACCCCTTCGGCCTCCGGCTGCGGCTCATCCCCGGCCGGCCAGGCCCGCAGTTTCTCCTCCCTTCAGGACGGACATCAGGTCTGA
- a CDS encoding FUSC family protein produces the protein MNAFSLTAGDWLFAFKTAGAALLALFVAFRWNLPQPYWALLTVLIVAQPYTGMVRSKALYRFVGTFIGATMAVFLVPRLVNMPQFLTLALAAWIALCLYLSLIDGTPRSYAFILAGYTVALIGFPSVTSPQDIFPTAVARVEEVCLGILSTFVINEMFFPRSAVPLYDSRIRRWLEQFLGATLQILEAPPGSGVLESIRHRLSIDLAALDPLSVFAAYDTARSDHIGGMNRLRNRIRELLPLLTEIVRHLEVLGREYPETMPSLRPLLEACRSWMEQTLLHAPLPFPDLLKTGEPPGPDFPEAADRLIRSLKTCLISLCRLWEECHDLRRDLRGNAVIPESPAPLKPPSSHRDHLLAGLSAVAVFITVVLVADFWILTEWPDGAIATMMAAVVGSFFAAMDDPVPAIVRFLSFMTTGSVLGILTLFILLPMAHNFLDLSLVLSLVLIPAGLFLGKPEYAIPVLSFSIGFAGVLALSRSYSGHFAHSVNTAIAQNMGIFLMAIMTRLLRSVGADWSVRRLYRSDLSDLALLARPSPAPSSETENGEGQAALGRIIDRTPQLAIRLQALTPEERHLYSQSFLHPSIGRILLDVSRLRNSLSGPHREHLNRFLDGLSEIFLRHPLPGQMSFSPLRKGIRSLEDALSSGHDPLHRNILERLTALETFIPPEDWRSPPLSATGGSSG, from the coding sequence ATGAACGCCTTTTCCCTGACGGCTGGAGACTGGCTTTTTGCTTTCAAAACCGCAGGAGCCGCTCTCCTGGCTCTGTTCGTCGCTTTCCGATGGAACCTTCCCCAACCCTACTGGGCCCTTCTGACCGTCCTCATCGTCGCCCAGCCCTACACAGGAATGGTCCGCTCAAAAGCCCTCTACCGCTTTGTCGGCACCTTCATCGGTGCAACCATGGCGGTTTTTCTGGTCCCCCGACTGGTCAACATGCCCCAGTTCCTGACATTGGCGCTGGCCGCCTGGATCGCCCTCTGCCTCTATCTTTCCCTGATCGACGGAACACCCCGGAGCTATGCCTTTATCCTGGCGGGATACACGGTGGCTCTGATCGGATTTCCCAGTGTCACGTCGCCACAGGATATTTTCCCGACAGCCGTTGCCCGCGTCGAAGAAGTCTGTCTGGGAATTCTTTCGACGTTTGTGATCAATGAGATGTTTTTTCCGAGGTCCGCCGTTCCGCTCTACGATTCCAGGATCCGGCGCTGGCTGGAACAGTTTCTGGGAGCAACCCTCCAGATCCTGGAAGCTCCTCCCGGCTCCGGAGTACTGGAATCCATCCGTCACCGTCTTTCCATCGACCTGGCGGCTCTTGATCCCCTGTCCGTCTTTGCTGCCTACGACACCGCACGTTCGGACCATATCGGGGGGATGAACCGGCTCAGGAACCGCATCCGGGAACTGCTCCCCCTCCTGACCGAAATCGTCCGCCACCTGGAAGTCCTGGGCAGGGAATATCCGGAGACGATGCCTTCCCTTCGTCCTCTTCTCGAAGCATGCCGCTCCTGGATGGAACAGACCCTTCTCCACGCTCCCCTGCCTTTTCCGGATCTTCTGAAAACAGGGGAGCCGCCCGGGCCGGATTTTCCGGAGGCAGCAGACCGCCTGATCCGGAGCCTGAAGACCTGTCTGATATCGCTTTGCCGCCTCTGGGAGGAATGTCACGACCTGCGCCGGGACCTTCGCGGAAACGCGGTTATTCCGGAGTCTCCCGCTCCCCTGAAGCCTCCTTCCTCGCACCGTGACCATCTTCTCGCCGGTCTTTCGGCCGTTGCCGTTTTTATCACGGTTGTGCTTGTCGCCGATTTCTGGATCTTGACCGAATGGCCGGATGGAGCGATTGCCACAATGATGGCCGCCGTTGTCGGATCGTTTTTCGCGGCCATGGACGACCCGGTTCCGGCAATCGTCCGGTTCCTGTCTTTTATGACGACCGGTTCCGTGCTGGGGATTTTGACCCTGTTCATCCTTCTGCCGATGGCCCACAATTTTCTCGACCTGTCCCTGGTGCTTTCCCTTGTCCTGATCCCGGCTGGTCTCTTCCTGGGAAAACCGGAATACGCCATCCCGGTCCTGTCTTTCAGTATCGGCTTCGCCGGGGTGCTTGCGCTGTCCCGGAGCTATTCCGGCCATTTTGCCCATTCCGTCAATACGGCCATCGCCCAGAACATGGGCATCTTCCTGATGGCGATCATGACACGCCTGTTGCGATCTGTCGGTGCGGACTGGAGCGTCCGCCGTCTCTACCGCTCGGACCTTTCGGACCTCGCCCTTCTGGCCCGCCCGTCTCCGGCTCCTTCCTCCGAAACAGAAAACGGGGAGGGACAGGCTGCCCTGGGACGCATCATCGACCGGACACCGCAGCTTGCGATTCGCCTGCAGGCTCTGACACCGGAGGAGCGCCATCTTTACTCCCAGAGCTTCCTTCATCCTTCCATCGGTCGTATCCTTCTGGACGTCTCCCGGCTCCGGAATTCCCTGTCAGGCCCCCACCGGGAGCATCTGAACCGCTTTCTGGACGGTCTCTCGGAAATCTTTTTGAGACACCCTCTTCCCGGACAGATGTCTTTCAGTCCGCTACGGAAGGGAATCCGGTCCCTGGAGGACGCTCTTTCTTCCGGACACGACCCGCTGCACCGGAACATCCTGGAGCGGCTCACTGCTCTGGAAACCTTCATCCCCCCGGAGGACTGGAGAAGCCCTCCCCTCTCCGCAACAGGGGGATCGTCCGGATGA
- a CDS encoding DUF1656 domain-containing protein has translation MKEVDFFGVFLSPFLAWALFAFLLLWGIRSLLFRVGFYRYVWHRSLFDISLYLIVLAILVFYERSFPE, from the coding sequence ATGAAGGAAGTGGATTTTTTTGGCGTTTTCCTTTCCCCCTTTCTGGCCTGGGCCCTGTTCGCATTTCTTCTGCTCTGGGGAATCCGCTCCCTCCTTTTTCGGGTGGGCTTCTACCGCTATGTCTGGCACCGCTCCCTGTTCGACATCTCCCTGTATCTCATTGTGCTCGCGATCCTCGTTTTCTACGAAAGGTCCTTTCCTGAATGA